In Rutidosis leptorrhynchoides isolate AG116_Rl617_1_P2 chromosome 6, CSIRO_AGI_Rlap_v1, whole genome shotgun sequence, the DNA window AAGCGCTTAAGAAACCATTTGAAGCAAGATACCTGTCTAACTTTGATCGTTTTGTAAAAGATTTATTTACACGAGTATACGATCTTCCACCCAACGGGATATCAAAGAGGTTCCCATTATCAATGAAGGTGTTAAACGCATCCGCAGTTCGATGGCAGAAGTTAGTGCCCATTCTTTCCGATGACGATCTTACCGAGTTAAAATCACCAAAGATTAAATACTCACCCCCATTAGAATTCATGAAAGAGGTTAGATACGACCATAAGCGCTTCTTTAATGGAAGAGATTGAGGAGCATAAACATTCACAAGATAAAAAGTAGAAGGACTATTGACGAAAGATCCTTGTACAATCAAAGCATTATCGAATGATATGATACGAGAACTGGAAAAATAACGAGGGTCCCATAGAGTAACAATTCCACCTGAGCGACCGCGAGCGCTTGAAGAGGCAACTTTGAAATGAAAATTACCCCAAAAAGCTTTCACAGCAAAGTAATCAAGATTAACCATCCTTGTTTCTTGCAATCCGAGCACTGAAATAGAATGTTCGTTACAAAGCTTTCGCACCCAGTTCTGTTTTGTTTTGGTTAAAATCCCGCCTCCGATATTCAATGATAAGCAATTCATAAAATTGTTTTAAACCCACGCATACTCAGTATTACTGATTTATGTTCCTTAGAAATATTGCCCAAATCGTAGCCAAGCATTTTTCCaaagttcgtgaatttgtcaaaatgaGCTTTTAACTTTTAGCTTCTATAAAAAAGCTCTTATCAAGTAAAAATTTCCGTTCGGTTGCAAGAACTTAAAGCTTTTTAAGAAAGGAAAAAAGTAAAAAGTTAAAAGCTACTAGAAGTAACGTTTAGCTTTTAGCTTATAGTTTTATGTCATTTTACTCATTATTTTTAAAGTTTCAGCTACTATGCCAAACAACAAAATACATATAAAAAATTAACAACTACTAGCCAAAAGCTAAAAGATACCAGCTACTAGCTAACAGATAAAAGCTACCAGCTAGTTTTGCCAAATATATCATACCATTTGAATTTCGGCATTAGTGAACAATATAACACTTCTAATAAATTAATACGGACACCACAAATATATCATGTTAACTCTTAATGCATACAGTATAACACTTCTAATAAATGTACATTTATAATGTACGCACCATAAGTTTTTTGTACCCTTTACATTACTAGCAAAGCCATAAGTTTTTAACAGTGGGTAAAAAGCTTACTAATTAATTACATCAATCTTAAAACCAAGAAGATAACTGATGTGTcaaaacgtaacctttaaaatgtagacaatatgcttaataattaacacataatacaggcaactaaaacccgatcatgcagtaactagcaagtaaattgaccagttcgatccacatggagaagtttgttttaaggactttataacgattaattattctaaagggggggtttgtgtttgaagttgtattttcgtttaacgaaacagtaaataaatataatgaataacaagaatgagaatgcggtgtttacttctatgcttgataaatgacatggattgttcttttataattaaaaccgttatgtgatagttacaatagagcagtttatatcaatttcacaatttctataaacttaagagctatgtttaatcaacaagattctttcgtggttgaattcacataaaacatagtttactaagatcactctaagtaaactacatgattgtatatcctaaatatcgttcaattaacatcctatactcacatataggtggctagatcactaggttttgaagtataagctatggtctttgataaactcacataaaccaagtcataagttacataattgaactaggatactgtagtgacccgaacttttccatgtttatatatattaaatgaaattgttatttacatgattaagtgtttccaacatgttaagcaatcaaacttgttaagacttgattaattgaaataggtttcatatagacaattgaccacccaagttgaccggtgattcatgaacgttaaaacttgtaaaaactatacgatgacatatatatggttatatatatagttaacatgattttattataagtatgtatctcattaggtattttaacaatgagttatatacataaaaatgagactattaatttaagaaactcgaaaacgatatatataacgattatcgttataacaacgtcttactaggtacatatgaatcatattaagatattgatacacttggttaattatgttaaatgataagtaaatatattataaagtgtattaacaatgaaatacatatgtaaaaataagactactaacttaatgatttcgaaacgagacatatatgtaacgattatcgttgtaacgacatttaactgtatatatatcatactaagatatattatatatcataatatcatgataatataacaatttaacatctcatttgttataataaacaatgggttaacaacattcaacaagatcgttaacctaaaggtttcaaaacaacatttacatgtaacgactaacgatgacttaacgactcagttaaaatgtatatacatgtagtgttttaatatgtattcatacacttttgaaagacttcaagacacttatcaaaatacttctacttaacaaaaatgcttacaattacatcctcgttcagttgcatcaacaattctactcgtatgcactcgtattcgtactcgtacaatacacagcttttagatgtatgtactattggtatatacactccaatgatcagctcttagcagcccatgtgagtcacctaacacatttgggaaccatcatttggcaactagcatgaaatatctcataaaattacaaaaatatgagtaatcattcatgacttatttacatgaaaacaaaattacatatcctttatatctaatccatacaccaacgaccaaaaacacctacaaacactttcattcttcaattttctcaatctaattgatctctctcaagttctatcttcaagttctaagtgttcttcataaattccaaaagttctagtttcataaaatcaagaatacttccaagattgcaagtttacttccaagttttctaaatccattccaagtaatcatccaagatcaagaaacctttgttacttacagtaggttatctttctaatacaaggtaataatcatattcaaactttaattcaatttctataacaataacaatcttatttcgagtggaaatcttacttgaaattgttttcgtgtcatgattctgcttcaagaactttcaagccatccaaggatcctttgaagctagatctatttttctcatttacagtaggtttatccaaggaacttgaggtagtaatgatgttcataacatcattcgattcatacatataaagctatcttattcgaaggtttaaacttgtaatcactagaacatagtttagttaattctaaacttgttcgcaaataaaagttaatccttctaacttgacttttaaaatcaactaaacacatgttctatatctatatgatatgctaacttaatgatttaaaacctggaaacacgaaaaacaccgtaaaaccggatttacgccgtcgtagtaacaccgcgggctgttttgggttagttaattaaaaactatgataaactttgatttaaaagttgttattctgggaaaataatttttattatgaacatgaaactatatccaaaaattatgattaaactcaaagtggaagtatgttttctaaaatggtcatctagacgtcgttctttcgactgaaatgactacctttacaaaaacgacttgtaacttatttttatgattataaacctataatttttctgtttagattcataaaatagagttcaatatgaaaccatagcaatttgattcactcaaaacggatttaaaatgaagaagttatgggtaaaaacaagattggataatttttctcattttagctacgtgaaaattggtaacaaatctattccaaccataacttaatcaacttgtattgtatattatgtaatcttgagataccatagactcgtatacaatatttcgacctatcatgtcgacacatctatatatatttcggaacaaccatagacactctatatgtgaatgttggagttagctatacagggttgaggttgattccaaaatatatatagtttgagttgtgatcaatactgagatacgtatacactgggtcgtggattgattcaagataatatttatcgatttatttctgtacatctaactgtggacaactagttgtacgttactaacgaggacagctgacttaataaacttaaaacatcaaaatatattaaaagtgttgtaaatatattttgaacatactttgatatatatgtatatattgttataggttcgtgaatcaaccagtggccaagtcttacttcccgacgaagtaaaaatctgtgaaagtgagttatagtcccacttttaaaatctaatatttttgggatgagaatacatgcaggttttataaatgatttacaaaatagacacaagtacgtgaaactacattctatggttgaattatcgaaattgaatatgcccctttttattaagtctggtaatctaagaattagggaacagacaccctaattgacgcgaatcctaaagatagatctattgggcctaacaaaccccatccaaagtaccggatgctttagtacttcgaaatttatatcatatccgaagggtgtcccggaataatggggatattcttatatatgcatcttgttaatgtcggttaccaggtgttcaccatatgaatgatttttatctctatgtatgggatgtgtattgaaatatgaaatcttgtggtctattgttacgatttgatatatataggttaatcctataactcaccaacatttttgttgatgtttaaagcatgtttattctcaggtgaatactaagagctttcgctgttgcatactaaaataaggacaagatttggagtccatgtttgtatgatattgtgtaaaaactgcattcaagaaactgatttcgatgtaacatatttgtattgtaaaccattatgtaatggtcgtgtgtaaacaggatattttagattatcattatttgataatctacgtaaagctttttaaacctttatttatgaaataaaggttatggtttgttttaaaaatgaatgcagtctttgaaaaacatctcatgtagaggtcaaaacctcgcaacgaaatcaattaatatggaacgtttttaatcaataagaacgggacatttcagttggtatccgagcgttggtcttagagaaccagaaaatttgcattagtgtgtcttatcgagtttgttaggatacattagtgagtctggacttcgaccgtgttttctttaaaaatgattgcttaacatttttgttggaaactatatattattaacatgtatatattatgtgatatattaatctcttaacatgtttgatattgtgtgatagatgtctacctctagcacaaatctcattgactcacctaataataatgaagagtcgaatatatattggactgattcacaagttcccgaagaggaaccggaagaagaatcagaactggaagaagaatcagaaccggaggaggaaatagaaccggtggggaaaataataaaacggttaagtaaaagaaaatcctcaaccaaccgaccaaggttaattatggtcaatggtgtttccgccaaggaagcaaaatattgggaggattaccaattctccgatgaatcggattccgacgagaattccgatgatgttatagaaattaccccaactgaatttaaaaaatgtaaaagaaaataataagggaaagggcataaaaatagagaaatctaattccaaccccgatgaactttatatgtatcgtcaactcccgaagtccttaagttgtaacaatgacccgggaacctctaaaccaccaggtttttctaaaccgttgtggaaaacgacagctagtattaggggaacatcatatatccctagaaacttggcaaaacgaaccaaaaccgaagaagaagaaacgagcgagtcggaataagatagttgtattcgtgtggtgtaatatatgtaatatagtgtgcttatgctttatgatatatgtaaaaattgcttgtattaataagtatttttttatgaatctaactcttgtctattttacagtttaaaaacacaaaatggatagacaacccaatattttaagagacctacccggagacatgattgatgaaatcttgtctagagtcggtcagaattcctcggcacaactatttaaggcgagatcagtttgtaagacattcgaagaacgttccaagaatgtcttggtttataagagactttcgtttgaaagatgggggatatcacattgggaaacccataattacgatgtgtttactttgacgcatatattgcggggaacccaaatgctattttacgcaacgggttaagaaattattttgactcaatgtatccgaatataggacttcatgatttagaaaaagcggctaacatgcaacataaagaagcatgctatgcttacgggttagtaatgttcgcttctcaccaaagtgagaaaaagaacatcgggctacaactattaaataaaacgttcccacaagtgacggagtcggtaattggagtaagaaattaggtttttaggttattacgagactgttggtcattacgtaaccctcatccctttgacgacgttacaacacactgtcttatcaactgccataaccgttatgttccacaagaccaaggatgggaagtagtcctagtaaaaccagaatgcatgacttgtttctggacgtataaattacgtgtctttattgcctttgctgaacgacttgtgtactagctagaattatcttcacaactatcttgtatcaaagttattgtgtgctatatttcatgctttatgtaaaataagcggtattgtaagtttgtaaaatattgtataaaagtttgaacgcaaaatattattataataagtttttcatatagaattgtagtagttgaattgtatattagctactaagtatgaacttaacgggtaggtactacccgaatttaaacttataaaacgctaatatgaagaaaaagcttttataaatgagttcatattatgctacgaaatactattaactactcttaatattctgtatgattaacttgttccatttgactattttgaaggaaatggcaccgactactcgacacactgtgaatatgaatgaagaggaattccgtacttttctagcttcaaacatagccgcagtacaggctgcgctacataccaacaataaccttggatctagcagtacaggaaatcgtgtaggatgcacctacaaagaattcactgcctgtacacctttggaatttgatggaaccaaaggaccgatcggattgaaacggtggaccgagaaggtcgaatcggtgtttgccataagtaagtgtactgaagaggacaaagtgaagtacgctacgcataccttcacaggttctgcgttaacatggtagaatacctatctagagcaagtgggacaagatgatgcgtacgcactaccgtggtcagcattcaagcacttgatgaacgagaagtaccatcccagaaccgaggtcaataagctcaagacagaacttagagggttacgaacccaaggatttgatattaccatgtacgaaagacgattcacagaattgtgcctattgtgtccgggagcgttcgaagatgaggaagagaagatcgacgcgtttgtgaaaggattaccagaaagaatccaagaagatataagttcacacgagcccgcctccatacaacaggcatgtagaatggctcacaaactagtgaaccagattgaggaaagaattaaagaacagacggctgaagaggccaatgtgaagcaagtcaaaagaaagtgggaggaaaacggtgataagaatcaccaatacaataacaacagcaattacaataataatcgcaacaattatcccaacaatcgcaacatcaattgcaactacaacaaacagcccaacaacaacaacaacaacaacaacaacaacaacaacaacaacagcaactacaacaatcatcccaacaacaattacaaccgcaacaacaacaacaatcagaagcagctatgccaaaggtgtgaaaagtatcactcggggttctgcaccaaattttgcaacaagtgtaaaagaaatggtcatagcgcggcgaagtgtgaggtctacggaccacgggttaacagaacgaaaggaacaaatggtgtcggaacgagtaatggcggagcaagtagtgtcggagcaagttatgccaatgtagtttgttataaatgtggaaaaccggaccacattattagaaattgcccgaaccaggagaacacgaatggacaaggccgcggaagagttttcaatattaatgcggcagaggcacaggaagacctggagcttgttacgggtacgtttcttattgacaataaatctgcttacattttatttgattcgggtgcggatagaagctatatgagtagagatttttgtgctaaattaagttgtccattgacaccgttggatagtaaatttttactcgaattagcaaatggtaaattaatttcagcagataatatatgccggaatcgagaaattaaactgggtagcgaaatatttaagattgatttgataccagtagagttagggagttttgatgtaatagttggcatggactggctgaagaaggtgaaagcagagatcgtatgttataaaaatgcaattcgcattgtacgagaagaaggagaacccttaatggtgtacggagaaaagggcaacatgaagctacatcttattagtaatttgaaggcacaaaaactaataagaaaaggtttctatgatgttctagcacacgtcgagaaagtacaaactgaagaaaagagcatcaatgatgttcccgtcgcaaaagaatttcccgatgtatttccgaaagaattaccgggactacctccacatcgatctgttgaatttcaaatagatcttgtaccaggagctgcaccaatagctcgtgctccttatagactcgcacccagcgagatgaaagaactgcaaagccaactgcaagaactattagaacgtggtttcattcgaccaagacatcaccatggggagctcctgttttgtttgtcaagaagaaggatggtacatttaggttgtgtattgactacagagatttgaacaaacttaccatcaaaaacctttatccactgccgagaattgacgacttatttgatcaactacaaggctcatcagtttatttgaagatcaatttacgttctggatatcatcaaatgcgagtaaaggagtatgatattccaaaaactgcttttaggacgcgttatggtcattacgagtttacggttatgccgtttggattgactaacgcaccagctgtgttcatgaaccttatgaaccgagtgtgtgggccatatcttgacaagtttgtcattgttttcatcgatgacatacttatttactcaaagaatgatcaagagcacgaagaacatttgagaaaagtgctagaagtattgaggaaagaaaaactgtacgctaagttttcaaagtgtgcattttggttggaagaagttcaattcctcggtcacatagtgaacaaagaaggtatcccggtgaacccggcaaagatcgaaaccgttgaaaagtgggaaaccccaaaaactccgaagcatatacgtcaatttttaggattggctggttactacagaagattcatccaagatttctccaaaatagcaaaacccttgactgcattaacgcataaagggaagaaatttgaatggaaggatgaacaagagaaggcgtttcaattattgaagaaaaagctaactacggcacctatattgtcattgcctgaagggaatgatgattttgtgatttattgtgacgcatcaaagcaaggtctcggttgtgtattaatgcaacgaacgaaggtgattgcttatgcgtctagacaattgaatattcacgagcaaaattatacgacgcatgatttggaattaggcgcggttgtttttgcattaaagacttggaggcactacttatatggggtcaaaagtattatatataccgaccacaaaagtcttcaacacatatttaatcagaaacaactaaatatgaggcagcgtaggtggattgaactgttaaatgattacgactttgcgattcgttaccacccggggaaggcaaatgtggtagccgacgccttgagcagaaaggacagagaacccattcgagtaaaatctatgaatataatgattcacactaacctaactactaaaataaaggaggcgcaacaaggagttttaaaagagggaaatttaaaggatgaaatacccaaaggatcggagaagcatcttaatattcgggaagacggaacccggtatagggctgaaagaatttgggtaccaaaatttggagatatgagagaaatggtacttagagaagctcataaaaccagatactcaatacatcctggaacggggaagatgtacaaggatcttaagaaacattttggtggccaggtatgaaagccgatattgctaaatatgtaggagaatgtttgacgtgttctaaggtcaaagctgaacatcagaaaccatcaggtctactacaacaacctgaaatcccagaatggaaatgggaaaacattaccatggatttcattactaaattgccaaggactgcaagtggttatgatactatttgggtaatagttgatcgtctcaccaagtcagcacacttcctgccaataagagaagatgacaagatggagaagttagcacgactgtatttgaaggaagtcatctccagacatggaataccaatctctattatctctgatagggatggcagatttatttcaagattctggcagacattacagcaagcattgggaactcgtctagacatgagtactgcctatcatccacaaactgatgggcagagcgaaaggacgatacaaacgcttgaagacatgctacgagcttgtgttattgatttcggaaacagttgggatcgacatctaccgttagaagaatttttctacaacaacagctaccattcaagcattgagatggcgccgtttgaagcactttattgtagaaagtgcaggtcttcgatttgttggagtgaagtgggggatagacagattacgggtccggagataatacaagaaactaccgagaagatcatccaaattcaacaacggttgaaaaccgcccaaagtcgacaaaagagctacgctgacattaaaagaaaagatatagaatttgaaattggagagatggtcatgcttaaagttgcaccttggaaaggcgttgttcgatttggtaaacgagggaaattaaatccaaggtatattggaccattcaagattattgatcgtgtcggaccagtagcttaccgacttgagttacctcaacaactcgcggctatacataacactttccacgtctcgaatttgaagaaatgttttgctaaagaagatctcactattccgttagatgaaatccaaatcaacgaaaaacttcaatttatcgaagaacccgtcgaaataatggatcgtgaggttaaaagacttaagctaaacaagataccaattgtt includes these proteins:
- the LOC139853576 gene encoding uncharacterized protein, which translates into the protein MNCLSLNIGGGILTKTKQNWVRKLCNEHSISVLGLQETRMVNLDYFAVKAFWGNFHFKVASSSARGRSGGIVTLWDPRYFSSSRIISFDNALIVQGSFVNSPSTFYLVNVYAPQSLPLKKRLWSYLTSFMNSNGGEYLIFGDFNSVRSSSERMGTNFCHRTADAFNTFIDNGNLFDIPLGGRSYTRVNKSFTKRSKLDRYLASNGFLSAFPHLDGTILTNLWSDHCPILLRNKMLDYGPTPFRLFKSWFDLEGFEDTVVNTWTDANVYISSNSQIRLKDKLKRVKAALKLWRSDIWAKNTFDKNALSNQLKDIDSQLNANGDSSNLSVTRSSILKDMAILESIEIANLSQKNKKLATCLGDENSTFFILLLIGKEESSKSVA